The genomic region GTAATTCAGAACTTCTTGTTGAAGATGGTATTCGACAGTTAAATAATAAAATTAGTTTACTAGAAAACACATCCTTTACTCAAGTTCAAAGCACTAAAAGTTCATTTGTAAAAACCCATGTTTACGTAAATTATAAATACTTATCCAAGCTCATTTCACAGAATACATCACTAAGCGATACCGATATTAAATGGGTTAGTCGATGGGCAAGTTGGGCAGAATTAGACCTTGAAATTTCAAATAATGACTTGACTTTTTCAGGCTTTACACTTGTAGAAGATTCCTCATCAAATTATCTCACTTCACTTTTCGGACAAGTAGAACAAAAAATTCAGATAAGTGAAATTGCTCCTAGAAACACCAGTAAAATTCTAGCCTTAGGGATTGAAAACGTAAAAATGTTTTATTCAAACTATAAAGAGTTTCTTGCAAAACACAACAACCTTTATGAACACAATAAAGCAATTAATGACATTAACAGTAAATACAATTTAGACATAGAGAACGCTTTAAATGGTATCGTTGAAAATGAAATGGGACAATTGACTACCCACTCATCATCTGGGAAAAGTGAAAACTATTTATTTTTTAAAACAAAGAAAGAATCCCAAGAAGTTATTACCTTCTTAAGTAAATCTATTGAAGAAAATAATTATTCTGAAGAATATAGAGGATTTAAAATTTCCCAACTCAACATTCCAAACCTATTCAAAAAGTTATACGGCTATATTTTTAAATCTGTAAAAAACAACTACTTTACTTGGATTGAAGGCTTTCTAATTTTCTCTGACTCTCCTGCTGAATTAAAAACATTCATCAACAACTTTTTATCCGAAAAAGTATTGAGTAACAACCCAAGCTTTATCAACTTCAAAGACAAAATCGGAACAAAATGCAATTTCTTAATGTATTCAAACCCTTCTATTTCAAATTGGAATACTACATTAAATAACAACTTAAGTCCTATCATATTAAAAGAAAAATGGACGAATATCAATGGTTACGTTTATCAGTTAAGCTCAAAAAATGAGTTGTTCTACAATAATGTCGTTTTACATTTTGAGGACAACCTACAAGAAGAAAGTCAACTTGATTGGATTGTAGATTTAGATAACACTATTATAAACTCTCCTCAAATCGTTTATAACCATTCCACTAGAAAAAATAACATCATAATTCAGGATGCAAATAAAATCACTTACCTAATAGATGAAAAAGGTAAAGAATTATGGCGAAAAAGTCTTGGTGGCAAAATACTTGATGAAGTCAGTCAAATTGATTTCTATAAAAATGGAAAGCTACAGTACCTTTTCAATACTGAGGACAGTTTATATGTACTAGACCGTCTGGGTAGAAATGTAGAAAACTTTCCTGTCAGCTTAATATCAAAAGCAAAAAGAGGGCATACTCTAATCGATTATGATAAGAATAGAAAATATAGAATATTAGTTCCTTCACAAGACGGCACACTGTATAACTATTCTAAAAGTGGCGAACAGGTAGTAGGCTGGAAATTTAAGGCAATGAAGAACCCTATTACTCACCGAGCAAAACACCTTTCTATTTCAGGTAAAGATTACATATACGCTGTTGATGATGCTGGTAATATAAGTGTTGTTGGCAGAGATGGTAAAAAAAGAGCTAAAGTGGATAAAATCTCGATTACAGATGAATTTTATTTAGATGATAAATTTGGCTATATATATACTTCCGATTCAAATGGAAGTGTTTGGTTAAGCAAACTAGATGGAACTAAAAGTAAGGTTAAAACATCTGAATTAGAATCCCATCAATTTGTTGCTGCAAAGTTCAATGAAGATGAAATGATTGATTTAATTATCTCCGATGGCGATGAAGTTGAATGCTACAACTTAGAATCTAAATTAATGACTTTTGATGTTGCTACGGATAAAACACCTAAAATTTTCAAGCTCAAAGACAAGTCAATACTTGGAATTTCAAGCAACGGATATTGTCACTTATTTTCTTCCGATGAATCACCATTTACCAAAAAACCTCTTTTTGGTGGCGGTGATTTTGAATGTGTTGACTTAGATTTGGACGGAAAAATCAATCTTATTGTTGTCAATGAAAATATTCTAAACAATTACACTTTAGAATAAAATCACCTCAACAATCCTATAGCAATTGTAGGCTTGTAGTTCTTACCATCAACGGTAGTGATGCTTAATCGAACATTAAGTTTCTTTCTTTTTATTGGCAATAAAAAATGTGTTGACAGGCCATAGTTAGTTTTAAACTCAACATTATCTACATTACCTAAAGGAGAAAGAACACCAGATTCAACACCAACTCCAACTCTAGAATTTAGTAAGTAACCACCACCTAGCATTAAACTCAAATCTTCAAATGAGGCTGAAAGACGACTGCTTAAATAAAACTTTTTCTCTTCCTTAACCAGTACATAAGATTGTGTAACAACATCCTCCCAGCCAATAGAGAAGCCGCTATAAAGCGATTTTTCAACATCTGATTCTTTGTCAAAACGACTCAAATTATTGTCTTCAATAATTCTAATAAGGTGTTTTGCATAATCTGGGTTTGTAGCATATCCTGCTTTCTTAAGACCCTTAGCCCATGATTTATAATCGTCTATGTCTAGTTTGAATAAATCAGAGTAGCGATCCTTTAATAAGAATTTAGAATGGTCTTCAAAAGACTCCTCAACATTATTGTATGCCCTAAAGCATTCATCCGACTTATCGTCATCATGAAAGACTTTTTCTCCATCCCAATTAGAGTGGCATTTTATTCCGAAGTGATTATTAGATTTTTTGGCTAGTTCACTATTACCATCTGCACTCTCAAGAATAGCTTGAGCTAATGTAATGCTTGCAGGGATATTATACTTTTTCATTTGAATTACAGCCTCACCTTTATAACGATCAATGTATTCGCTACGACTTATATTTTGAGAAAAAAGATACTGCCCCAAAAACAAAAAAAGTATTAGAAGTCTATTTTCCATCCTTTAGATTTTATACGTTCATTCATGCCCTCAATGCCTTGAGTTCCTCCAGTATGAATAGCTAAAATAGTACTATTTGGAATAATCAAGTCCCTTTTTAGCATGTCAAAAATACCATAAAACATCTTTGCAGTATAAACTGGGTCTAACACAATAGAATGCTGTTCTTTAAATGCATTCATGAATGTAATAAGCTCCTCTGAAATTTTAGCATAACCTCGAAAATGATAATCCGTATTTAATTTCCAATTCTTGGAACTAGCATATTCATTAATGGTTTCAATTAGAAACACCCCGCCTTTTAATGATGAAAACCCTAAAGCAAATTGATTGCCTTTTAATGCGTTAACAATACCAGAAAGTGTACCTCCAGTGCCAACCGGCACACATACAGTATCGAAATCCACATCTTGGAGCATTTCAGCACAACCTTTCACAGCTAATTCGTTCGTCCCCCCTTCAGGCACGATGTATGAATTTTGATACTCTTGAGACCAATCAACACTCTCTTTACGCCTATAATACTCTCGGTCTATAAACTTAAATTTCATTCCAAAACTAGCTGCTCTTTTTAAAGTTGGATTTTGTTTTGAAGACTCTTCACCTCTAATAATTCCAATTGAATTTAGCCCCATACGTTGACAAGCTGAAGCCGTAGCAACAATATGATTTGAAAATGCTCCGCCAAAAGTGACTACAGTATCATTTTTAAGCTCAATAGCTTTACTTAAGTTATACTTTAATTTCCACCATTTATTGCCCATACAATCTGAATCATTCATGTCTTCCCTTTGAACTAAAAGTTTAACGCCTTTAGATGACAATAATGGGGAATGTAACTCAACAATGATTTGTTTTTTATCTTCGGAAAACATCCTCTAATATAAATAATGATTGTTGTAAATTTGTACCTCACAAAAATTTTATGGCAAACTTATCAAATCAGGGTAAACTTTCAGAAGAAGACTTCTATAAAAGCAGTGAGGGTTACATCATTTTTACAGAAAAATACCACCTTAAAAGAGGGTATTGTTGCAAAAGTGGCTGCAAGCATTGCCCCTATGGATATGATAAGAAAACAGACTCTCTAACCAAAGGAAAAAAGAAATGAGCACTTTTAAAGACAGCATACTAGAAGGTATTCCAAAGGAAATTCCATGTAAAAAAGAATTTGAAGCTAGCATTAACCACGCTCCAAAGAGAAAGGATATTCTTAGCATTGAAGAGAAAAAATTAGCCATTAAAAATGCATTAAGGTATTTTCCGAAAGAACAACACGAATTTTTAGCTAAAGAATTCTCTGAAGAGCTAAAGGAATTTGGAAGGATATACATGTATAGATATCGTCCAGATTATGAAATGAAAGCTCGAAATATTGATGATTATCCAGGTAAATCAAATCAAGCAAAAGCCATTATGCTAATGATTCAGAATAATTTGGATTACGCAGTAGCACAGCACCCTCATGAACTCATTACATATGGAGGTAATGGAGGTGTATTTCAAAACTGGGCTCAATACAGACTGTGCATGAAATACCTTGCTGAAATGACCGATGACCAAACTTTAGTTATGTACTCCGGTCATCCCATGGGTCTTTTCCCATCACACAAAGACGCGCCTAGAGTTGTCGTTACCAATGGAATGATGATACCTAATTATTCTAAACCTGACGATTGGGAAAAGTTCAATGCATTGGGCGTAACACAATATGGGCAAATGACAGCTGGCTCTTATATGTACATAGGTCCTCAAGGTATTGTTCATGGCACAACCATTACTATACTTAATGCTGGCAGGAAAATCTGTGATGATGGACTTAGTGGTAAATTGTTCTTAACTGCTGGTCTTGGCGGAATGAGTGGTGCACAACCAAAAGCTGGAAATATAGCAGGATGCATCACTGTAGTTGCTGAAGTCAATCACAAAGCAACACATACTAGGCATTCTCAAGGCTGGGTAGATGAAGTAATTGAAGACCTAGATAAACTGTGTTCTAGAGTAAAAAAAGCTAAAGAAAATAAAGAAGTAGTATCTATTGCCTATCTAGGTAATGTTGTTGAAGTGTGGCAAAAATTCCTAGAAGAAAATATTTATGTTGACTTAGGCTCAGACCAAACATCATTACACAATCCATGGGCAGGAGGTTACTATCCTATGGGATTAACGTTTGAAGAATCAAACCATTTGATGGCAAATGAACCTGAAAAATTTAAAATTGAAATTCAAAAAACTCTTCGACTTCACGCAGATTTAGTGAATAAGCATTCCGAAAAAGGAACCTATTTTTTCGATTACGGAAACGCCTTCTTGTTAGAGTCTTCTAGAGCAGGGGCCGATATTATGTCTGAAGATAAACTCAGATTTAAATACCCATCATATGTACAAGATATTATGGGACCAATGTGTTTTGACTATGGTTTCGGTCCGTTTAGATGGGTTTGTGCAAGTGGAAAAGATGAAGATTTAACTAAAACAGATGAAATTGCATGTCAAGTTTTAGAACGTATTAAGGAAACAGCGCCTGAAGAGATTAAGCAGCAAATGGAGGATAATATCAGGTGGATTAAAAGTGCTGAAGAAAACAATCTAGTTGTTGGCTCTAAAGCACGAATACTTTATGCTGATTCAGAAGGCAGAATAGAAATAGCAAAAGCCTTTAATAAAGCCATAAAAGACGGCATTGTTGGCCCAATAGTTTTAGGAAGAGACCACCATGATGTTTCTGGAACTGATTCACCATACAGAGAAACCTCTAACATTTATGACGGCTCAAGTTTTACTGCTGATATGGCCATTCAAAATGTTATTGGCGATAGCTTCAGAGGTGCCACATGGGTATCCATTCACAATGGTGGTGGAGTTGGCTGGGGAGAAGTTATAAATGGAGGATTTGGAATGCTTATTGATGGTAGTGATGAAAGCGATAACCGATTAAAAATGATGTTGCATTGGGATGTAAATAATGGAATTGCAAGAAGAAGTTGGGCAAGAAACGAAGAATCTATTTTTGCTATTAAACGTGAAATGGAACGAACACCAAAATTAAAAGTTACAATTCCTAATGTAGCAGACAATAAAATTTTAGACTCTTTGGACTTAGAATAGTAATTTTTTGTTACTTTTAGCTGGTGAATGTAACATGAATCATTCTCTAGTCAGAGTTAGTTTTGTCACTACTTAAAACATGAAAAAGCATACATGAAGAAATTTCTCTACATACTTGTAGTATTTATATTTTCTACCATTTACCTAAATGAAATATCCGCTACCAACCCTCTAAACAAAAGCCAAAAAAGCTTTTATTTAGAAACCAACCATTTGTTGTTTATGCCAGCATTAACTTTTGATTATTCAAAGATAATAGACAAAAAATATGGTTATAGCTTCTCGGGAGGATTTAGTACAATCGATCAAAAAAAGGGATACATAGTCCCGCCAAATATTGGTTTTCCAATCAATAGTAGTTTCTTATACGGAAATAGAAATAGTTTTTTTGAAATTGGAGCAACAATTCGTCCTCAATTATTTTTCACAAAAGATTATGTTCACCATAATCACTTCAATTTTGAAGAAAAACTAGTAGCCAACTCTAATTTAGTATACTTAACACCTAGAATTGGTTATCGATTTCAGGATAAGAGGAAACTTTGCTTTAAAGTAAGCGTAGGACCCCAATTTAATATAGGAAAGTCACATTACACAGAATATACTGGAAGAATTATTAATAATTATGAATACCTAGAGACACTATACATTCAAATAGGTGTCGGCTTTGTTTTGAAATAGCCTTTAAAAATTTAACCCTAAATAAATATTTAAATAAAGCTTATCCGTTTTAAAATCTGGATTAGAAGTAAACTCATCAGAATTAATTGGCTTTGTTTTCGAGGATATATCTTTTAAGTGATAACCTCCAACAATATCCATAGTTATATTTCTAAAGATTATGTACTGAATGCCAGCACCTAAACCCCTTCCTAACTCCGATATTTTCTTGTCATAATCTCCATTGCTGTTCACTTTTTCATCAGTATAAGATTCAGTATAAGTTGAGTAAGTACCAAAAAGATTAAGATATACTCCCATAGGAGCATCCCAAGTAAAATAATACTTTAGCTCAGGAACAAGCATAAAACCATTATATCTGAATGCGTCAGGATCATAAAAGGGCTGTCCATCTATGTTAGCGACTTCCGCCTTTCTCTTATCTGAAAGAAGAGTCACATTAACTTTATAAGAAAACTGGGCAGCATTTCTACTGTAGCCAGGGTCAAGCAAACGTTCAAATGCTAAGGTGTACCCCTCTATTG from Flavobacteriales bacterium harbors:
- a CDS encoding glucosaminidase domain-containing protein encodes the protein MENRLLILFLFLGQYLFSQNISRSEYIDRYKGEAVIQMKKYNIPASITLAQAILESADGNSELAKKSNNHFGIKCHSNWDGEKVFHDDDKSDECFRAYNNVEESFEDHSKFLLKDRYSDLFKLDIDDYKSWAKGLKKAGYATNPDYAKHLIRIIEDNNLSRFDKESDVEKSLYSGFSIGWEDVVTQSYVLVKEEKKFYLSSRLSASFEDLSLMLGGGYLLNSRVGVGVESGVLSPLGNVDNVEFKTNYGLSTHFLLPIKRKKLNVRLSITTVDGKNYKPTIAIGLLR
- a CDS encoding pyridoxal-phosphate dependent enzyme yields the protein MFSEDKKQIIVELHSPLLSSKGVKLLVQREDMNDSDCMGNKWWKLKYNLSKAIELKNDTVVTFGGAFSNHIVATASACQRMGLNSIGIIRGEESSKQNPTLKRAASFGMKFKFIDREYYRRKESVDWSQEYQNSYIVPEGGTNELAVKGCAEMLQDVDFDTVCVPVGTGGTLSGIVNALKGNQFALGFSSLKGGVFLIETINEYASSKNWKLNTDYHFRGYAKISEELITFMNAFKEQHSIVLDPVYTAKMFYGIFDMLKRDLIIPNSTILAIHTGGTQGIEGMNERIKSKGWKIDF
- a CDS encoding urocanate hydratase — translated: MSTFKDSILEGIPKEIPCKKEFEASINHAPKRKDILSIEEKKLAIKNALRYFPKEQHEFLAKEFSEELKEFGRIYMYRYRPDYEMKARNIDDYPGKSNQAKAIMLMIQNNLDYAVAQHPHELITYGGNGGVFQNWAQYRLCMKYLAEMTDDQTLVMYSGHPMGLFPSHKDAPRVVVTNGMMIPNYSKPDDWEKFNALGVTQYGQMTAGSYMYIGPQGIVHGTTITILNAGRKICDDGLSGKLFLTAGLGGMSGAQPKAGNIAGCITVVAEVNHKATHTRHSQGWVDEVIEDLDKLCSRVKKAKENKEVVSIAYLGNVVEVWQKFLEENIYVDLGSDQTSLHNPWAGGYYPMGLTFEESNHLMANEPEKFKIEIQKTLRLHADLVNKHSEKGTYFFDYGNAFLLESSRAGADIMSEDKLRFKYPSYVQDIMGPMCFDYGFGPFRWVCASGKDEDLTKTDEIACQVLERIKETAPEEIKQQMEDNIRWIKSAEENNLVVGSKARILYADSEGRIEIAKAFNKAIKDGIVGPIVLGRDHHDVSGTDSPYRETSNIYDGSSFTADMAIQNVIGDSFRGATWVSIHNGGGVGWGEVINGGFGMLIDGSDESDNRLKMMLHWDVNNGIARRSWARNEESIFAIKREMERTPKLKVTIPNVADNKILDSLDLE